In Notamacropus eugenii isolate mMacEug1 chromosome 1, mMacEug1.pri_v2, whole genome shotgun sequence, one genomic interval encodes:
- the INSM2 gene encoding insulinoma-associated protein 2 — protein sequence MPRGFLVKRTKRLGASYRVRRVERDFRQLGPQEEPPFPRAASPSPQGRGKGPELLEFSLEKVEKEGREAVSRLAAPVRTSSCLGTGGSSGLGRRESAEWGLGGGSTPGPSPSPAKPAGAELRGTFLERCLSSPASAESFPGGTAAAVAFSSTVAPGSAPASVEQLLMPLLAPFPEAAPKSDSAPLTVTLQALKRGRDKGPPGPPSVSASGTTGPGSKKPKAMRRLSFPDEVTTSPVLGLKIKEEVPGTPSRGLEGSRTPLGEFICQLCKEQYADPFALAQHRCSRIVRVEYRCPECDKVFSCPANLASHRRWHKPRPANGATSVPGDGKALSSFSSSSSLSHDCSSAAPFPPEGKENSREKRTEGQHPLSRDSSRTDAHPDSSSSAATHRQEVKAPQRPEPQLPQGPYSERESGRRVPGTGKGPGDGVSEVFLCPYCHKKFRRQAYLRKHLGTHQTGSARALTPGYNTEQSLQLAFPCPLCGAHFPSADIRDKHRLWHAVREEMLLPALAGAPAEGPNGGGGADGDTQQIFPCKHCPSTFFSSLGLTRHINKCHPSESRQVLLLQMPLRPGC from the coding sequence ATGCCGAGGGGTTTTCTGGTGAAACGAACCAAGAGGCTCGGAGCTTCTTACCGCGTGCGTCGGGTGGAAAGAGACTTTCGGCAGCTGGGGCCCCAAGAGGAGCCTCCTTTCCCCAGAGCAGCTTCCCCTAGTCCccaaggaagggggaagggtcCGGAGCTGTTGGAGTTCTCTTTGGAAAAggtagaaaaggagggaagggaggcgGTTTCACGACTGGCAGCTCCTGTGCGCACTTCGTCTTGCCTGGGGACCGGAGGAAGTAGCGGACTGGGCCGGCGGGAGAGCGCGGAGTGGGGGCTGGGCGGAGGCTCGACCCCAGGTCCCAGTCCCAGCCCGGCTAAGCCGGCAGGTGCGGAGTTGCGAGGGACCTTCCTGGAGCGCTGCCTCAGTTCCCCTGCCTCGGCCGAATCCTTCCCGGGAGGCACCGCAGCCGCGGTTGCCTTCTCTTCCACAGTGGCACCCGGGTCTGCCCCAGCTTCGGTGGAGCAGCTTTTGATGCCACTTCTGGCACCTTTCCCAGAAGCTGCTCCAAAGTCGGACTCAGCTCCCCTCACTGTCACTCTTCAGGCACTGAAGCGGGGTCGTGACAAGGGACCTCCTGGACCCCCGTCAGTGTCAGCGTCTGGGACAACAGGACCAGGTTCCAAGAAGCCGAAGGCTATGAGGAGGTTGAGCTTCCCGGACGAAGTAACCACATCTCCAGTCCTGGGGTTGAAAATCAAGGAGGAGGTGCCTGGGACCCCATCCCGAGGTCTTGAAGGCAGCCGAACACCTCTGGGCGAATTCATTTGCCAGCTGTGCAAAGAACAGTACGCGGACCCCTTTGCGCTGGCCCAGCACCGATGCTCCCGCATAGTGAGAGTCGAGTACCGCTGTCCCGAATGCGACAAGGTGTTCAGCTGCCCAGCCAATCTCGCCTCCCACCGCCGGTGGCACAAACCGCGTCCTGCCAATGGTGCCACAAGTGTCCCTGGGGACGGGAAGGCTCTTTCCtcgttttcctcttcctcctccttgtctCATGATTGCAGCAGCGCCGCACCTTTCCCGCCAGAAGGTAAAGAGAACAGCAGAGAGAAAAGGACTGAAGGTCAGCACCCTCTTAGTCGGGACAGCTCCCGGACTGATGCGCATCCAGACAGTTCCAGCTCTGCAGCTACCCACCGCCAGGAGGTCAAGGCCCCTCAGCGCCCTGAGCCCCAGCTACCACAGGGCCCCTATAGTGAAAGGGAGTCGGGGCGTCGCGTCCCGGGGACAGGAAAGGGCCCCGGAGATGGGGTATCCGAGGTTTTCTTGTGTCCATATTGCCACAAGAAGTTCCGCCGTCAAGCTTACTTGCGCAAGCATTTGGGCACTCATCAGACGGGCTCAGCCCGAGCGCTGACCCCAGGCTACAACACTGAGCAGAGCTTGCAGCTTGCTTTCCCCTGTCCGCTTTGCGGAGCGCACTTCCCCTCAGCCGACATCAGAGACAAGCACCGCTTGTGGCACGCGGTGCGGGAGGAAATGCTATTGCCCGCTTTAGCCGGGGCTCCTGCGGAGGGGCCAAATGGAGGTGGAGGAGCTGACGGGGATACTCAGCAGATCTTTCCGTGCAAGCACTGTCCGTCCACCTTCTTCAGTTCCTTGGGTTTAACCCGACATATCAACAAATGTCACCCTTCGGAAAGCCGGCAGGTGTTGCTACTCCAGATGCCACTAAGACCCGGTTGCTGA